A region of the Gammaproteobacteria bacterium genome:
TTGCCAACGAATGTTACCCAGCACCGGATCAGACCAGCTCTGCCCCAACTCGACAAAATCCCCTTCGCCGCCTTTCAAAACCCACTTCAGCGTTGGCGAATTTACATCCGTCACATCCAGAGCGTAATAATTTCGCCCCCCTCGGCGCATTCCCAAATAGATCGTCACCTTGTCACCCAAACTCGGCTCGATAATGCCGTTGTGATTCAGATCCAACACCCTCGGAATTACCGAACCATCTAAGCCGTAAGGGCGCTGCATGGAGGCCGTGTTTTTGTACAGCAGCGGTAGATTTTTCAACAGATCTTGTGGGATAAAAGCAAATCGCTCTTGACCGGTACGTTCATCGACGGCGTGCAAGTAACCGTCATTGCTGGAAAAAAACAGCACCCGCTCAGGTTCACTCTCGGTTCCACCGTACTGCACCAGCGCTGGTGAAGAGTGCAACGGATCGCCCAGCACTTTGGCTTCCGTCCCTCTAGCCCACTGCAAAACCTCTTCAGCACTGGGGTTGCGCACCGTGGCTGACATCTCCAGCCACGGCGATAAATTGGCGAGATTATCCTCATGCACTCGGTTCAAACGCGAAGGCAGATATTCATTGTCTGCCGCTGAAAAGCCGCTGTAGGTGTACACCTTACGTTCACTGGGCAGATTGGCCAACACACCGCCCAAGGTTACTTCACCGCCATCGGGAGCGTCACTGGAAGGCGTCCAAAAGCTGGTTGCGCCCTCCCGAAAACCACCACGCCGCTCATCAACAGCCAAGTCGCCATTTTTATCCACGATGCGGGCGCTGCCGGTGGAGAAGTCGAGCCGGTATTTTTTCACATTGCCATCCCAATGCGGCGCAGTGGCTGGTTTGAAGTTAGCAAAATAGAGGTCACTGCGATGGCGGGTACGCGAAAAAGCATTCACAGAGAGAGAAGGCGCAACAAAACTGCTGTTAACCGCCAAAATTTCATTGATAATCTGACTAAACGCCGTGATCAATCCCAAAGCATCATCGGCGGTAAAGTAGCTGCCATTGCCTTTGTCGGCGGTCTCTTGCAACAGCGCTTGATCACTCTGAAAACCGATGGTGTAGGTTGTTACGTTTTGATCCCCTTCCAAAGATGAAGATTGATCGTGGTTGGCCAAATATTGCGCTAACTCGTCCAGACATTCGCCGTCTTTTCCTTCATCGCTACCGGAACGAGACTGTAACTTTCGCTCATCGTTGTCGTCGTCATCTCGGTCGTCATCCTCATCACGATCATCATCTTCGTCTCGGTCATCTTCATCATCATGATCATGATCATCATCTTCGTCTCGGTCGTCGTCCTCATCATGATCATCGTCTTCGTCTCGGTCGTCGTCCTCATCATGATCATCGTCTTCGTCGTCTTCTCTGCGACCCGAACAACTGGTTTTACCCGTTGCTGCAAAAAAATCCGGCAACTCAGGTATTTTTTCGTTGGCATCGGTATCCGAAGTCGGCTCACCGTCCGTCAATAAAATGACAAAATTCTTTTGGCACTGCATCCTAATGGGCGACGAATACAACGATGAGTTACTCCCACGGCGGGAAGAGAGCACACTCGGCTCCGGCAACCAGTCATTGCCATACGAACTCAGACCGTAATCCACCGCATTGCCTCTAAAATAGAGCGCCGCTTCGTACAGAGCTTCCGACAACGGCGTTTCGCCTCCCGCTTGATAGGCGTTCAGACGCGCGATAAACGCCTCTCGCCCCGTGGCCACATCCTGCATCGCAAAGGAGGTCATCCCCCCTTCTCCATTACGATCAAAACGCATCAGAGCAACATTAATGTTGGTGCTGCTGTCCACCACATTGGCCACCACCTCTTTAACAATCTGCAAACGGCTGCGAGTGGTGGTGGCGCGTTGTTGTCGCCAGTTTAAAAAATTGGCCGCATAAAGGCTGTAACTGGCCCCCACAGAACGCCAATCCAGTGCTTGATCCCCATCCTGTTGACACTCAACAGGAGCCCTATTTTCATCATCAGAAAGACGTTGCCAGCGTTGCTGATTCTCCTGCCAATAAGCCAAACGATCCTGATAAAAACCACTGCTCTGAAGAGGCGCAGCAGAAGCTTGGCAACGGTTCGCCGTCTGCTCAAACCAACGCTCACTGTCACACTCGTCGGGCGCGGCGCCATCGGCGCTCCAATAAACTTTATCACTGGCAAAACAGCCGCTGTAGCGGGTCTCTGGATCGTATGGCACTTGTGTCTCCACCGCTGCATTCATGCTGCCGGAGGTGTCCACAATAAACAGCACATTGGGGTTCACCGAGCCACTGCCCTGATTCACCCCCACATAGATTTCCGTATCGTCTGCCACACTGACCAATGAGATCGAGACCCCAAGCAGGAAAAAGCCGCAAAAGTTCAGTGCCCGATTTGTTAGACTTCCCATCTTTTCCCACCTCAGCCACCGCCATCGTGGCCTTATCCATTAATGAAATTTCAAACCATGCAGAAAAAGGTAAGCACAGAACGTGACCGTTTTTGGAAAGGATTTATACTCGCCAGCCTTGGCACGGCGCTGTTTTCAGTAAAGTCGATTTTTATCAAGCTGGCCTATGCGGCGGGTTCTGACCCAGAATCGGTGCTGCTGCTGAGGATGCTGATCGCTGCGCCGTTCTTTTTTGTCATCGCGCTCTGGCAGTGGCGCAGCAATGTTCACTTTCGCCAAACGGCTCACGCAGGGCTGCTGATGAAGGTCATGTTGGTGGGGTTTATCGGTTATTACCTCGCCTCTCTGCTTGATCTGAAAGGTTTGGCGTTGATCTCGGCGCAGCTGGAGCGGATGCTGCTGTTCACCTATCCGATCATGGTGGCGATTTTGGGGTTTCTTTTTTTCAAACAACCGCTTTCCATAAAAATGGGCTTGGCGCTGCTTTTCTCTTATTTGGGGATCAGCCTGATTTACCAGCAAGAAGCCCGCTTTAGCGGCGCTGAAATCGCTTTGGGTACGCTGTTGGTACTGCTTTCAGCGCTGTCGTTTTCCTTTTATGTGCTCTTTAGTAAACAGTTGATTCAGAAACTGGGCAGCGTTCCTTTCACCAGCGTGGCGATGCTGTTTTCCACCCTGTTTATGCTGCTCCATTACGGATTGTTGATGGAGCATGAGGTGCTGATCAACAATGAAATTCTACTTTGGACGGTGTTGTTGGCGATTTTTAGCACCGTGGTGCCGAGTTTTATGATCTCCTCTGCCATCGGCCTCATCGGCCCAGCTCAAACGGGCATTGTCGGCACATTAGGACCCTTGGTAACGCTGGTTCTGGCCGTCACTTTTTTAGGCGAGCAGTTCACCTACTTTCACTTGGCTGGCTTTTGTTTGGTCGTGTTGGGGGTTTCTTTACTGACGTTGCGCTTTAAAAAAAGCACCACCAAGCGCAATGATCTGTAGAACCTTCCCACTAAAGATTTTTGCCAAACTCCGCCATCGCATTCAACACCTCTCTAAGGTTCTCACCCAGCTCGGTCAACTCATACTCCGTGGTCGGCGGCACAGTGGCATAGACCGTTCGAGTCAGCAGCCCTTTCTGTTCCAACATCCGCAAACGCGAGGTCAGCACTTTCGGGCTGATGCCCGTTAAAGCACGTTGAATCTGCGAGTAGCGCTTTTTACCTGGCAGCAGCTCTCGAATCACCAACGTTGTCCATTTGCCTTCGATAATTGCAGCGGTTTTTTTTACCGGACATTCATCGTCACACGGCTGTTCTTTCACTAAGCTATCCATAAAACTCCTTACTATCATTTTAGTAACTACTTCCAAAATGATAGTTACATGCTTAAAATCCAACCTCACATTAACACAAGGCGATAAAAATGAAAAAGACGACCTATCTGCTCTATCTGGTTGGAGCCATTTAAATTATCTTGGGTATTTTCCACCTCTTTTTACCCGAGTGGTTTTTACAAAACACCGGCCACAGCATTCCACAAGCAGACATTTATTACCCACTGGCCATGTTAGCCTCACGTTTTATCGCTTACGGCATCGCGTTTATTTACATTGCCAAAGAGCCGTTGAAATACATTGCTTGGATTCAATTTATGGTCTTAATTCAGCTGATTGATTTAGGCGCAGGCATCTTCTACACATTGACCGGTGTGATCAATATCGCCGATTCGGCTTTCCCCATGTTTAATGCCATCTGGATCAGCGCACTCTTACTTTTATGGATGCCAAAAAAGAACACCGCTGCATGATAACTTGGCTTAATACGCTTTACTTTCAGCTCCACATAAAACTGCTGGTTATGTTTAAACCGACCCTGCTGTTTGATAAAATAAATCAACTGGATTGGTATAAAAACACCTTGCAGCAGTGGGCTGTGCATCAGGAACCCTAACGGCTTACCTTGCCACATCTGGCAGCGTTGCAACGGGGATTGATGCCTCTGAAAAAATGATTCAATTGGCCAACGCCAAACACCCTGATCTCGATTTTCACGTTGCAGATGCGGTTGAGTTGCCTTTTGAAACAGGGACGTTTGATGCTGTTATTGCAGCATCTCTACTGAACATTGTCTCCGATCAAGAAAAAGTAATGGCGGAACTGGTTCGCAGCTGTAAAAAAGAGGGTTCCATCAGCGTTCTTGTGCCTTCGGCTCAGTTCAATGACAACGACTTACGATCACTGCAAGCCTCATTAGGCTCCAGTGGATTTTCAGCAGCGGCTATGAAGGCGTGGCATAAATTACCACCCAAAATGGCAGAGGATGACATTGTGTCGTTGTTTGAGCAGGCAGGGTTGACGAACATAACGACGGAATATTATTTACACGATATGGTTGTGTCTGTTGCTGGGATGAAGCGGTTTTAGTACTCGAACATCTCCTGCAAACACCGACAAAGTGCTCTCTGGGTTGCGGTATTAATCACCCCAAGCTGTTTTATCAGTCTGGATTTATCAACGGTTCTCATTTGATCCAGCAAGATTAAGCCACTTTTGCCCTGAAACGTGCAGCGAATCCGACTAGGAAATTCAAAACCCTTGCTGGTCATTGGCACCACCAGCACCGTTGAGAGGGCTGACATTTCGTTTGGGGTAAGTACCACGCAGGGTCGTGCTTTATTGATCTCTCTGCCTTTGGTCGGATTGAGACCAACAAGCCAGACATCAAAGCGTTTTACCGTCACCACTCCAGTTCATCATCCGTGGAAAGCGGCAGGTCTAACCACTCGCTATCAAGTTCCTCCTGCCCTTGAACGGCAATCACACCTTCTATTGCGGCTTGCCAGCCATCCCGAGCTTTTTTTTCTGGCCTGATCAAAAGCCCATCGCCAACCAACTCTAATTTAAGCTCTTTTCCTTTCAATTTCGCTTGTTCAATCAAGGGCTTAGGAATTCTGACTCCGTGCGAGTTACCGATTTTAATTAGATGTGCCACCTCATTAGCCTCTACGTCCTAAAAACACAAGTAACTATAATGTAATTACATTATTTATTCCAGACACCCATACAAGTCAGTTGACACAACTCATCACGCTCAACTAAAATACCTGTACGTTTTTAAGTACAATTCTTAAATTATGGAGCTGATTATGAACGCCATCAGTTACACCGCTGCACGCGCCAACTTAGCAAAAACAATGGAAAAAGTTTGTGCTGATCATGAGCCGGTCATTATCACCCGCAAAAGAGAGTCGCCGGTGGTGATGATTTCGCTGGACGATTACAAGGCGATGGAAGAGACCGCCTACCTGCTCCGCTCACCAGCCAACGCACGCCATTTACTTGAGTCCATTGCCCAGCTCGAAGCTGGAGAGGGAACTGAAAGAGAGCTGCTTAAATGAACCTTATTTTTTCCAAACAGGCTTGGGATGAATATTTACATTGGCAAAAAACAGACAAGGCAATTCTGAAACGAATCAATGCTCTGATTAAAGAGATCAAACGATCTCCCTTTGAAGGGGTAGGCAAACCCGAAGCACTCAAACATGGTTTGTCTGGATATTGGTCTCGACGGATCAACGATGAACATCGACTGGTTTACAAAGTGAGTGACCATCAACTGTTTCTTGCCCAGTTGCGTTATCACTATTCGTACTGAAAAACGGGTGTTGCACACTAAAAAAGCACCATCTCCTATACTCAAACCATGCACAACTCAAACAACATCCTAGACCACATCGGCAACACCCCTCTGCTGCGGCTCCACGGCGTTTCCGCACAAACGGGCTGTGAGATCTACGCCAAAGCGGAGTTCATGAACCCCGCAGGCTCAATCAAAGACCGCACCGCTTTGGGTCTGGTACGCGATGCAAAAGAGCGCGGCCAGCTCAACGCCGGAGGCACTTTGGTCGAAGGCACGGCAGGCAACACCGGCATCGGATTGGCGTTGGTCGGACACGCCTTGGGTTACAAGGTTGTGGTGGTGATGCCCGAAACCCAGAGCCAAGAGAAAATCGACACCCTCAAAGCCAACGGCGTTGAGTTGCATCTGGTCGCAGCACAACCCTACTCGCACCCCGACAATTTTATCCACATTGCACAACGGCTGGCCAAAGAGCTAAATCAGAGCCGAGCCGAAGGCGCACTCTGGATGAATCAATTTGATAATCTCGCCAATCGAGCCATCCATGCCCGCACCACTGGCGAAGAAATTTGGCAGCAGACCGAAGGCAAAGTAGACGCTTTTATCTGCTCCGTTGGCACTGGCGGTACCTTGGCTGGGGTGGGTGATTGCCTAAAACGACACAACCCCAACGTGGTAATTGCGCTGGCCGACCCGATGGGAGCCTGCCTCTATCATTATTATAAACACGGTGAATTGCGAGCCGAAGGCGACTCCATCACCGAAGGCATTGGCCAGATTAGAATCACCGCCAATTTACACAATGCCCTCATCGACGAAGCCTTTATGATCCCCGATGCCGAAGCGATCCCCTATCTGCATCAACTGGTACACGAGCAAGGCCTCTGCCTCGGCGGTTCCAGCGCCATCAACATTGCCGGAGCGGTGCGGCTGGCTAAAAAACTCGGGCGGGGAAAAACCATCATCACCCTGCTCGGAGACCACGGTTCACGTTACCAACAACGGCTCTACAATCGAGATTTTTTTAGAACAACAGAACATTCCCGTTGCCGACTGGCTTTGAATTAAAAACGGATACATCCCAACGCCTTACCGCTTAGCCTCCTGCAACGGTTCCACCTTATCATCCAACGCCCCCTGCAAACGCCGTTCAATCTTTGGAATCGTGATCGTCATGCCTGGGTGTACCGCGTTAAAATTTACATCAGGGTTGTATTGGCGCAGCAACCACAACGGCAATTTATAGGTGCGTTTGGCCAATCGCCAGAGCGAATCTCCACGCCGAATGGCGTGCTGCTCGGTGCTGCTGATGCGGAATTTTTGGAAATAATCGTCTTGCAAAGCGCGGTGATAGGCCAAGCGGCGTTTCTCAAAACGTGTTTTTGAAATACGTTTAAACAACAGCTTCACTTTTTTACCCACCACCAACGATTTTTTAGCCGACATGCGATTCAAACGCCGCAGCCGTTTCTGGCTCACCCCCAACCATTTAGCATAATGCCCCAAGGTCTCCGTTGCCTGCACCTCCACTCGATTGTCTGCCAAAACAGTGTAATCACTGGGGTCTTCACTGGCCACGCTGCGAACGGCTTCCTCTTCTACCGCCTCATTCATCACCTCACGCTGCAACTGCAACGACTCCGCCACCCGCTCCTGCTCTTCGACATTGGCCACCGCCGGAACATTTGCTGCTACCTGCACTAAAACCGGCAAAGCCGGTTCTGCAACGTCTTTCTCTACGGCTTTCACCTGCAACCACTGACCGACGACAATGCGATTGCGATTGCGCAACGAATTCATCGCCAACAACTGCGCATCTTGCAG
Encoded here:
- a CDS encoding cysteine synthase A — encoded protein: MHNSNNILDHIGNTPLLRLHGVSAQTGCEIYAKAEFMNPAGSIKDRTALGLVRDAKERGQLNAGGTLVEGTAGNTGIGLALVGHALGYKVVVVMPETQSQEKIDTLKANGVELHLVAAQPYSHPDNFIHIAQRLAKELNQSRAEGALWMNQFDNLANRAIHARTTGEEIWQQTEGKVDAFICSVGTGGTLAGVGDCLKRHNPNVVIALADPMGACLYHYYKHGELRAEGDSITEGIGQIRITANLHNALIDEAFMIPDAEAIPYLHQLVHEQGLCLGGSSAINIAGAVRLAKKLGRGKTIITLLGDHGSRYQQRLYNRDFFRTTEHSRCRLALN
- a CDS encoding AbrB/MazE/SpoVT family DNA-binding domain-containing protein, which translates into the protein MAHLIKIGNSHGVRIPKPLIEQAKLKGKELKLELVGDGLLIRPEKKARDGWQAAIEGVIAVQGQEELDSEWLDLPLSTDDELEW
- a CDS encoding DMT family transporter, whose amino-acid sequence is MQKKVSTERDRFWKGFILASLGTALFSVKSIFIKLAYAAGSDPESVLLLRMLIAAPFFFVIALWQWRSNVHFRQTAHAGLLMKVMLVGFIGYYLASLLDLKGLALISAQLERMLLFTYPIMVAILGFLFFKQPLSIKMGLALLFSYLGISLIYQQEARFSGAEIALGTLLVLLSALSFSFYVLFSKQLIQKLGSVPFTSVAMLFSTLFMLLHYGLLMEHEVLINNEILLWTVLLAIFSTVVPSFMISSAIGLIGPAQTGIVGTLGPLVTLVLAVTFLGEQFTYFHLAGFCLVVLGVSLLTLRFKKSTTKRNDL
- a CDS encoding Txe/YoeB family addiction module toxin translates to MNLIFSKQAWDEYLHWQKTDKAILKRINALIKEIKRSPFEGVGKPEALKHGLSGYWSRRINDEHRLVYKVSDHQLFLAQLRYHYSY
- a CDS encoding class I SAM-dependent methyltransferase produces the protein MGCASGTLTAYLATSGSVATGIDASEKMIQLANAKHPDLDFHVADAVELPFETGTFDAVIAASLLNIVSDQEKVMAELVRSCKKEGSISVLVPSAQFNDNDLRSLQASLGSSGFSAAAMKAWHKLPPKMAEDDIVSLFEQAGLTNITTEYYLHDMVVSVAGMKRF
- a CDS encoding type II toxin-antitoxin system PemK/MazF family toxin — encoded protein: MTVKRFDVWLVGLNPTKGREINKARPCVVLTPNEMSALSTVLVVPMTSKGFEFPSRIRCTFQGKSGLILLDQMRTVDKSRLIKQLGVINTATQRALCRCLQEMFEY
- a CDS encoding type II toxin-antitoxin system prevent-host-death family antitoxin — translated: MNAISYTAARANLAKTMEKVCADHEPVIITRKRESPVVMISLDDYKAMEETAYLLRSPANARHLLESIAQLEAGEGTERELLK
- a CDS encoding helix-turn-helix domain-containing protein; the protein is MDSLVKEQPCDDECPVKKTAAIIEGKWTTLVIRELLPGKKRYSQIQRALTGISPKVLTSRLRMLEQKGLLTRTVYATVPPTTEYELTELGENLREVLNAMAEFGKNL
- a CDS encoding PilC/PilY family type IV pilus protein, with protein sequence MGSLTNRALNFCGFFLLGVSISLVSVADDTEIYVGVNQGSGSVNPNVLFIVDTSGSMNAAVETQVPYDPETRYSGCFASDKVYWSADGAAPDECDSERWFEQTANRCQASAAPLQSSGFYQDRLAYWQENQQRWQRLSDDENRAPVECQQDGDQALDWRSVGASYSLYAANFLNWRQQRATTTRSRLQIVKEVVANVVDSSTNINVALMRFDRNGEGGMTSFAMQDVATGREAFIARLNAYQAGGETPLSEALYEAALYFRGNAVDYGLSSYGNDWLPEPSVLSSRRGSNSSLYSSPIRMQCQKNFVILLTDGEPTSDTDANEKIPELPDFFAATGKTSCSGRREDDEDDDHDEDDDRDEDDDHDEDDDRDEDDDHDHDDEDDRDEDDDRDEDDDRDDDDNDERKLQSRSGSDEGKDGECLDELAQYLANHDQSSSLEGDQNVTTYTIGFQSDQALLQETADKGNGSYFTADDALGLITAFSQIINEILAVNSSFVAPSLSVNAFSRTRHRSDLYFANFKPATAPHWDGNVKKYRLDFSTGSARIVDKNGDLAVDERRGGFREGATSFWTPSSDAPDGGEVTLGGVLANLPSERKVYTYSGFSAADNEYLPSRLNRVHEDNLANLSPWLEMSATVRNPSAEEVLQWARGTEAKVLGDPLHSSPALVQYGGTESEPERVLFFSSNDGYLHAVDERTGQERFAFIPQDLLKNLPLLYKNTASMQRPYGLDGSVIPRVLDLNHNGIIEPSLGDKVTIYLGMRRGGRNYYALDVTDVNSPTLKWVLKGGEGDFVELGQSWSDPVLGNIRWQNSERSVLIFAGGYDPQQDQNRTQSPDAQGRAIYIVDAVTGERLWWAGPLGSRADLVLSQMSNSIPSNINAIDVSGDGLLDRLFVGDTAGQVWRFDLDAQSGEISGGRIADLANQTVSGNRRFYHPADISLMMEPGKSPYLAVLIGSGYRAHPLNTEVEDRVYMLRDYHIYQPPEEYRTLTEAELFDTTDNLIAEGTTVQRVEAQTALAAKSGWYIRLLSGEGSREGEKVLAQPLVVSGVALMTSYTPPNPDEVVSCQPRAGNGSLYYLNVGNGAPVAALASSGALLSREDRKKNLRGWGIPPAVQMVLTSEGRTPLVGSEVIDDPGEEGFINTYWHERY